TGATTGTAGTCTCTTCACTAAGAAAATTGGACAGAAGAAAATTCTGATCACTCTGTATGTTGATGACGGTTTAGTCGCTGCTACAGACGCAGAGTTGGCGAATGGCTTTCTAGAAGATCTGAAAAGGAAATTAAAGATCACAGTCAAACCAGCTTCATATTATTTAGGCCTTCAAATTAAGACCGCAAGTGACGGTTCTATAACCATCAATCAAGAAGCCTATTTAAAGAAGATATTAGAGCGTTTTGGGGTGGTTGACTGCAATCCAGTCTCTACTCCTATAGAGAAAGAAGGTATTCAGTCAGGGAAAGTGGTCCCTGCAGAAGAACAAAAGAAGTTTCCCTATAGAGAAGCAGTCGGCGCCCTCGCTTATTTGATGGTAGGCACTCGTCCCGATATCGCTTATGCGGTGGCCTCTCGTAAGCTAGAGAATCCTACAAAGGAAGACTGGAACACAATTAAAAGAATATTCCGGTACCTGAAGGGGACAATCTCTCTCGGATTGACATATGGAAGTGAGCCTAAACAGCTAATAGGCTACAGTGATGCTGATCACGGAGGAGACTCTACAACTGGAAGGTCAACTACTGGCGTAGTATGTTTGTACGCTGGTGCTGCTGTGTCTTGGCTTAGTCAACGGCAAGCCACAGTTGCTATATCCACAACAGAAGCGGAGATAGTGGCTGCTAGTGAAGCTGCTAGAGAACTAGTATGGCTGCAAAGAATTTTTGCAGAAATGACAGATCTAGAAGAGATACCTGTCCTTAAAGTGGATAATGAGGCCGCTATAAGACTAGCTCACAACCCAGAATTCCATAAGAGGACAAAGCACATCCGTATTAGACATTTCTTTGTTAGGGAAATGGTGCAAGAAAGTACCCTGACGGTTGTGAAGACTGCGTCAACAGATCAGCTGGCTGATGTCTTTACTAAGGCAGTTCCCAGACCTCGGCTAGTGGATTTACGACATAGGGTTGGGATGCATTAGGAAACGGAATACTTCTCATCAATTAGGGAaagtattattgtatgtacaacctctttgattaggtatgtacatagccgaaaaattgatagaagtgtgtaaaaaaaaaaatgtaatgtcagttgttgttgtaaaaagcttgttatgtgtgaattttataaaattaaatatataattggactctcttgaagactttaagacttttagtaTCCATTTGACGTCGGAggatttttattccacaaattacgcatctgcattattgggttgcccgggtaactgggttgagggggtcagatagggcagtcgctccttgtaatgcactggtactcagctacatccggttagactggaagctgaccccaacgtagtttgggaaaaaggcttggaggatgaatATTAGTATAATTTGTCATTAATGAAATGTAAACCTTTGTTACCTTGGGATAGCTTCTTGGAAACCTAATTCAAATCCAAAAGTGAACCCTTGTTTGTATCCAATATTGAAACTGTCTTGGAACTGGGCAGTTTGACCATCTGACACACCATCTGCATAACCATTCTAGAAATTTACACAGAATTCAAAAAaccatacaaataataaataggtattaattgaaaatatgagTCTTCATACCTTTGTCACAGACTCTAAAGTACGGAGCCTAGTGTTCCTTGataaattatcattatattcCGACATTTGAATATCTGGAGTAGGTTCTCGTATTTCAGAGATTTATCTGCACTGAATAAGGCGCGTCAATGATTACACTGTGTTCTCACCTAAAACAGTTTTGAtggttattattttagaatgcTGTTGTCTTGTTGTGTTTCTTTCTGCTTTAATTTTCAATCAGAATTGATCAGACTATGGGCTAATACGGATGGTATAGATGGGCAATGATAAATAGTTAAACAGATCCTTAATAAAGTctcatcttatttatttacttatttatttttatacttattttaaaagagGAAACTATTgaactaattataataattaatgaatatcCTACCGAATCTTGACCATAACTgttagaataaaaatacatgGAAAAAGCAccaattatttcttatttcttaCAGACATTTTAGGTTATGTGGAatgtcaacaattttttttttttttgcccatagggcaggctaaagtctttcgaccatactgcctagtctttcgtaggtatttatttctttcgtaatattttttaaaaattttgtcaTACGTGTTTAATTCATgtcaaatcaataattttttgtCAAGTCATTGTCTTCTTTTATTATCCAGGTTTTTTTTCCTAATCCAGCCGTTAAAGGCATAATTTCATGTCAAGtcatatcaattttttttttttttttaaagacagtgTCAACGTATTTTTTACGtcaagttgatgttatttaaagGTTTCACCTTTTTCCCCTATTCatatgctattatttatttatatacaccataaattagacaaatataatagaatattttaaaaaactatatataaattatatatacaaaggtaatgctaACTTTTATGAACATTTAAATGTCATTAACTGTTTCCAATATGAATCTGTACAAATATATATAAGTTGAAGCATTCATAAGCAACTCCTGTAAGCTAAGCGGGACCATTTCaggatttttgtaaatttttagaAGCTCATCCGACAACACAAGGCGCTGAATGTTGAAAGACGAACACTCAAAAAAGATGTGATGTAGTGTTTGAACCTTTTGCAATTGACAATAATCACAATATGCTGAGCTGACCATTTTGAGACGATGAAGGTGATAATTTAATCTGCAATGACCAAAACGCATACgacaaataattgaataaaatttcctatttaaaaaaatgttatttttacagaacCAAGGTACAGTATTAACTTGGACATCGAGAGTATTAAACCATGAACCCACATTTTCATTGTGCACACAATTATATGAATGTCTCCCCCACGCTTCACACATGCGTTGCCTTAAGAGACTAACTACATCCGTGTAAGGTATGGAAACACTTTTATCGCTGCTGGGAATTGAATCCTCTAGTTCGACATTTTTTTTGGCAAGATAGTCTGCTTTTTCATTTCCTTTAACGCCAATATGAGATGGTACCCATACAAATTGAACTTCAATATTTGACTCAGTCAATTGTACCCACATTTCCTTAATCAGATGAATAATGTAGTTAGTGTTAGCAtggaatttattatttgctaTATTTTGTAGGACACTCATGCTATCACTTATTATGACCCATTTACTAGACTctaaattggatttttttatatgtttcagTGCACTCAAGATTGCAACAGCTTCAGCTGTAAAAATACTGtcatttttgtcaattttcatgCCTATACCGATATTTGAAGTAGGCTCATAAATAGCAAAAGAAGCCGCTCTATCATTCTTGGAACCATCAGTATATACAAATTTGTGATCTGACCACTCTGACAACATATTATACACATCCTCTTTAGAAGACAATTCTTTTCTCTTC
The sequence above is a segment of the Helicoverpa armigera isolate CAAS_96S chromosome 20, ASM3070526v1, whole genome shotgun sequence genome. Coding sequences within it:
- the LOC110373423 gene encoding uncharacterized protein LOC110373423; the protein is MSEYNDNLSRNTRLRTLESVTKNGYADGVSDGQTAQFQDSFNIGYKQGFTFGFELGFQEAIPSMQQTKPDLHDQRKINCQICINMVKAEENIGNLFNIQQEKNNQYLGIKDTTDT